Proteins encoded in a region of the Ursus arctos isolate Adak ecotype North America unplaced genomic scaffold, UrsArc2.0 scaffold_2, whole genome shotgun sequence genome:
- the TMEM120A gene encoding ion channel TACAN, with translation MHPPAPGPLGDCLRDWEELQQDFQSIQETHRLYRVKLEELTKLQNSCTSSIARQKKQLQELALVLKKCKPSLQWGAKEAAQELENQIKERQGLFFDMEAYLPKKNGLYLSLVLGNVNVTLLSKQAKFAYKDEYEKFKLYLTIILILISFTCRFLLNSRVTDAAFNFLLVWYYCTLTIRESILINNGSRIKGWWVFHHYVSTFLSGVMLTWPDGLMYQKFRNQFLSFSMYQSFVQFLQYYYQSGCLYRLRALGERHTMDLTVEGFQSWMWRGLTFLLPFLFFGHFWQLFNALTLFNLARDPECKEWQVLMCGFPFLLLFLGNFFTTLRVVHQKFHSQRRGSKKE, from the exons ATGCATCCTCCGGCCCCGGGCCCGCTGGGGGACTGCCTGCGGGACTGGGAGGAGCTGCAGCAGGACTTCCAGAGCATCCAG GAGACCCACCGGCTGTACCGCGTGAAGCTGGAGGAGCTGACCAAGCTGCAGAACAGTTGTACCAGCTCCATCGCTCGGCAGAAGAAGCAGCTGCAGGAGTTGGCTCTTGTCCTGAAGAA ATGCAAACCCTCCCTTCAGTGGGGGGCCAAGGAGGCTGCCCAGGAGCTGGAGAACCAGATCAAGGAGCGCCAGGGTCTCTTCTTCGATATGGAGGCCTATTTGCCCAAGAAGAATGG GTTGTACCTGAGCCTGGTTCTGGGCAATGTCAACGTGACACTTCTGAGCAAGCAGGCTAA GTTTGCCTACAAGGACGAGTATGAGAAGTTCAAGCTCTACCTCaccatcatcctcatcctcatctcCTTCACCTGCCGCTTCCTCCTCAACTCCAG GGTGACGGACGCCGCCTTCAACTTCCTGCTGGTCTGGTACTACTGCACGCTGACCATCCGGGAGAGCATTCTCATCAACAACGGCTCCCG GATCAAAGGCTGGTGGGTGTTCCATCATTACGTTTCCACCTTCTTGTCGGGAGTCATGCTGACGTG GCCTGATGGCCTCATGTACCAGAAGTTCCGGAACCAGTTCTTGTCCTTCTCCATGTACCAGA gcttcGTGCAGTTCCTGCAGTACTACTACCAGAGCGGCTGTCTGTACCGCCTGCGGGCCTTGGGCGAGAGGCACACCATGGACCTCACTGTGG AGGGCTTCCAGTCCTGGATGTGGCGGGGCCTCACCTTCCTGCtgcccttccttttctttggaCAC TTCTGGCAGCTTTTTAACGCGTTGACCTTGTTCAACCTGGCCCGGGACCCCGAGTGCAAGGAGTGGCAG GTGCTCATGTGcggcttccccttcctcctcctcttccttggcAACTTCTTCACTACCCTGCGGGTTGTGCACCAGAAATTCCACAGTCAAAGGCGTGGGAGCAAGAAAGAATGA
- the LOC113267808 gene encoding NADPH--cytochrome P450 reductase isoform X2 has product MGDSSMDASATVSETVAEEVSLFSMTDMILFSLIVGVLSYWLLFRKKKDEIPEFTKIQPVTSSVKDSSFVEKMKKTGRNIIVFYGSQTGTAEEFANRLSKDAHRYGMRGMAADPEEYDLGDLGSLPEIENSLAVFCMATYGEGDPTDNAQDFYDWLQETDVDLSGVKYAVFGLGNKTYEHFNAMGKYVDKRLEQLGAQRIFELGMGDDDGNLEEDFITWREQFWPAVCEHFGVEATGEESSIRQYELVVHTDLDPAKVYAGEMGRLKSYENQKPPFDAKNPFLAAVTTNRKLNQGTERHLMHLELDISDSKLRYESGDHVAVYPANDSTLVSQLGEILGADLDVVMSLNNLDEESNKKHPFPCPTSYRTALTYYLDITNPPRTNVLYELAQYASEPSEQEQLRKMASSSGEGKELYLSWVVEARRHILAILQDYPSLRPPIDHLCELLPRLQARYYSIASSSKVHPNSVHICAVAVEYETKSGRVNKGVATSWLRAKEPAGENGRRALVPMFVRKSQFRLPFKATTPVIMVGPGTGVAPFIGFIQERAWLRQQGKEVGETLLYYGCRRSDEDYLYREELAAFHRDGSLTQLNVAFSREQPHKVYVQHLLKRDKEHLWQLIHEGGAHIYVCGDARNMARDVQNTFYDIVADGGALEHAQAVDYIKKLMTKGRYSLDVWS; this is encoded by the exons gactTCCTCTGTCAAAGACAGCAGCTTTgtggaaaagatgaaaaagacg GGCAGGAACATCATCGTGTTCTACGGTTCCCAGACGGGGACAGCGGAGGAGTTTGCCAACCGCTTGTCCAAGGACGCCCACCGCTACGGGATGCGGGGCATGGCTGCAGACCCCGAGGAGTATGACCTG GGCGACCTGGGCAGCCTGCCGGAGATCGAGAACTCTCTGGCAGTGTTCTGCATGGCCACCTATGGTGAGGGAGACCCCACGGACAATGCCCAGGACTTCTACGACTGGCTCCAGGAGACTGACGTGGATCTCTCTGGAGTCAAGTATGCG GTGTTTGGTCTTGGGAACAAGACCTACGAGCACTTCAATGCCATGGGCAAGTACGTGGACAAGCGGCTGGAGCAGCTCGGCGCCCAGCGGATCTTTGAGCTGGGGATGGGCGATGATGATGGGAA CCTGGAGGAGGACTTCATCACGTGGCGAGAGCAGTTCTGGCCGGCCGTGTGCGAGCACTTTGGGGTGGAAGCCACTGGAGAAGAGTCCAG CATTCGCCAGTATGAGCTTGTGGTCCACACAGACCTAGACCCAGCCAAGGTGTACGCGGGAGAGATGGGCCGTCTGAAGAGCTATGAGAACCAGAAACC CCCCTTCGATGCCAAGAATCCGTTCTTGGCTGCGGTCACCACCAACCGGAAGCTAAACCAGGGAACGGAGCGCCACCTCATGCACCTGGAATTAGACATCTCAGACTCCAAACTCAG GTATGAATCTGGGGACCATGTGGCCGTTTACCCAGCCAATGACTCTACCCTGGTCAGCCAGCTCGGCGAGATCCTGGGTGCCGACCTGGACGTCGTCATGTCCCTGAACAATCTCGATG AGGAGTCCAACAAGAAgcaccccttcccctgccctacCTCCTACCGCACGGCCCTCACCTACTACCTGGACATCACCAACCCGCCTCGCACCAACGTGCTCTACGAGCTGGCCCAGTACGCCTCCGAGCCCTCGGAGCAGGAGCAGCTGCGCAAGATGGCCTCTTCCTCGGGCGAGGGCAAG GAGCTGTACCTGAGCTGGGTGGTGGAGGCCCGGAGGCACATCCTGGCCATCCTGCAGGACTACCCGTCCCTGCGGCCCCCCATCGACCACCTGTgcgagctgctgccccggctgcAGGCCCGCTACTACTCCATCGCCTCGTCCTCCAAG GTCCACCCCAACTCCGTGCACATCTGTGCCGTGGCCGTGGAGTACGAGACCAAGTCGGGCCGCGTCAACAAGGGCGTGGCCACCAGCTGGCTGCGGGCCAAGGAGCCCGCGGGGGAGAACGGCCGCCGGGCGCTGGTGCCCATGTTCGTGCGCAAGTCCCAGTTCCGCCTGCCCTTCAAGGCCACCACGCCGGTCATCATGGTGGGCCCCGGCACCGGCGTGGCACCCTTCATCGGCTTCATCCAGGAGCGCGCCTGGCTGCGGCAGCAGG gcaaggaggtgggggagacGCTGCTGTACTACGGCTGCCGCCGCTCGGACGAGGACTACCTGTACCGCGAGGAGCTGGCCGCCTTCCACCGGGACGGCTCCCTCACCCAGCTCAACGTGGCCTTCTCGCGGGAGCAGCCCCACAAG GTCTACGTGCAGCACTTACTGAAGAGGGACAAGGAGCACCTGTGGCAGCTGATCCACGAGGGCGGCGCCCACATCTACGTCTGCGG agaTGCTCGGAACATGGCGAGGGACGTGCAGAACACCTTCTATGACATCGTGGCCGACGGGGGGGCCCTGGAGCACGCCCAGGCGGTGGATTACATCAAGAAGCTGATGACCAAGGGCCGCTATTCCCTGGACGTGTGGAGCTAG